A single genomic interval of Drosophila virilis strain 15010-1051.87 chromosome 2, Dvir_AGI_RSII-ME, whole genome shotgun sequence harbors:
- the LOC6631103 gene encoding serologically defined colon cancer antigen 8 homolog isoform X3, with translation MKTENLLKYGAPLYNLKSTRAHSEVQPQSVGNSNLKNLTSSLTNENLRNLTQSRVSGYSDRESICSLSSAGGRIKRRSRNFSMKSSKGISKKSKTMDYTNYAYNEAVGRLKVMLADSSYATTPKMVGSAAAYLRNFNEDSGDNFSDNLSVIERPVFSDISKYLSPSQKTRISTYRPKKSYGSGYLSASKENLATTPVLYPSSVPAPALPTDSVQAPVEIFNFIEKQEDYIEQLEKESKYCRNELTNLLGKVKDVINENEHLTENARSELAALGSGPSKLPQMPTTSTPSSDSDEHLLFAAGRKTPGTPRKSNPKVPSPRYASAPNIVYEARISELEAELMQANIDLKRVRTENEELKRKLAHTDPLSAVATLGSGNCETHRKQLELLQQDKTNLEESVRQLQRLLDEAKSQQHNSATSKRYITDLVQMERSQAELEVRHLRDELDRQHERVRELQHEMARRLADERASAERRYNSQVDQLGGDLSSQWEQVAKLQLELERQKRYETDLKRDVANRNSQIDELKMELRANRTTFLADMAQANAEKQSLEQEITALRLQLDRAARETKTEASRLTAEINSLRQRLDRGDADLLHSKREVLRLNDDIANLEKELAYGELKNEIRPTKKDLDKRISEMQEKHAETVNELEEMINSQKQLMDKLTNECKTLTGKLEDTTYKHNVRLCDASSNNNSSSSSPINNGNNNCSSNNNSHSSSGSSKRKRKRVHFAT, from the exons atgaaaactgaaaatttgCTCAAGTACGGCGCTCCTTTGTACAACTTGAAAAGTACTCGGGCTCATTCAGAAGTCCAACCGCAGAGTGTCGGCAACAGCAATCTGAAAAACTTGACATCCTCGTTGACAAACGAGAACTTGCGTAATCTGACGCAGAGCCGCGTTTCCGGCTATTCCGATAGGGAGAGCATCTGCAGCTTGAGCAGCGCCGGTGGTCGGATTAAGAGGCGATCGAG AAATTTCTCGATGAAGTCCTCGAAGGGTATCAGCAAGAAGAGCAAAACTATGGATTATACAAACTATGCTTATAACGAGGCGGTGGGCCGCCTAAAGGTAATGCTGGCCGATAGCTCCTATGCGACCACGCCCAAAATGGTTGGCAGTGCGGCGGCCTATTTGCGCAACTTCAATGAGGACTCAGGCGATAATTTCTCGGACAATTTATCG GTCATTGAGCGACCCGTTTTCTCGGACATTTCCAAGTATTTGTCGCCCAGCCAGAAGACGCGCATCAGCACCTATCGTCCCAAGAAGAGCTATGGCTCTGGCTATCTCTCCGCTTCCAAGGAGAATCTAGCCACGACACCAGTTCTGTATCCAAGCAGTGTGCCAGCGCCTGCTCTGCCCACGGACAGCGTTCAAGCGCCAGTCGAGATCTTCAATTTTATTGAGAAGCAGGAGGATTACATTGAGCAGCTGGAGAAGGAGTCCAAGTACTGTCGCAACGAGCTGACCAACTTGCTTGGCAAGGTGAAGGATGTGATCAACGAGAATGAGCATCTGACGGAGAATGCGCGCAGCGAGCTGGCAGCACTGGGCAGTGGCCCATCCAAGCTTCCACAGATGCCCACTACAAGCACCCCCTCCTCGGATAGCGATGAGCACCTGCTCTTTGCCGCCGGCCGCAAGACGCCAGGCACGCCACGCAAGAGCAACCCAAAGGTGCCATCTCCGCGCTATGCCAGTGCACCGAACATTGTTTACGAGGCACGCATCAGCGAACTGGAGGCGGAGCTGATGCAGGCCAACATCGATCTGAAACGCGTCCGGACCGAGAACGAGGAACTGAAGCGCAAGCTGGCCCACACGGATCCTCTCAGTGCTGTGGCCACCTTGGGCAGCGGCAACTGTGAGACGCATCGcaagcagctggagctgctgcagcaggatAAGACCAACCTGGAGGAATCTGTGCGCCAATTACAGCGCCTGCTGGATGAGGCCAAATCACAGCAACACAACAGCGCTACCTCTAAGCGATATATAACTGACCTGGTGCAAATGGAGCGCTCTCAGGCTGAG CTGGAGGTACGCCATCTTCGGGATGAGCTTGACAGGCAGCACGAGCGCGTCCGAGAACTGCAACATGAGATGGCGCGACGCTTGGCCGATGAGCGAGCGAGTGCGGAGCGCCGCTACAACAGCCAAGTGGATCAGCTGGGCGGTGACCTGAGCAGCCAGTGGGAGCAGGTGGCCAaactgcagctggagctggaacGGCAAAAGCGCTACGAAACGGATCTCAAACGCGATGTGGCCAATCGAAACTCGCAAATAGACGAGTTGAAGATGGAATTGCGCGCCAATCGTACTACCTTCCTGGCAGACATGGCACAGGCCAATGCGGAGAAGCAATCGCTAGAGCAGGAGATTACCGCGCTGCGCCTACAGCTAGACCGTGCTGCACGCGAGACCAAGACGGAGGCCTCTCGGCTTACGGCGGAGATCAATTCGCTGCGCCAACGTCTGGATCGTGGCGATGCGGATCTACTGCACTCGAAGCGAGAGGTCTTGCGCCTTAACGATGACATTGCAAATCTGGAGAAGGAG CTGGCCTACGGTGAACTGAAGAACGAGATACGACCCACCAAAAAAGATTTGGATAAACGCATTTCAGAGATGCAGGAAAAGCATG CGGAAACGGTAAATGAGCTCGAAGAAATGATAAACTCTCAGAAGCAACTCATGGATAAACTGACGAACGAGTGTAAAACGTTAACCGGCAAATTAGAGGATACAACCTATAAGCACaa TGTGCGATTATGCgatgccagcagcaacaacaacagcagcagcagcagccccatcaacaacggcaacaacaactgcagcagcaacaacaatagccacagcagcagcggcagcagcaaacgcaaGCGAAAGCGCGTCCACTTTGCCACCTGA